The following coding sequences lie in one Pseudomonas svalbardensis genomic window:
- a CDS encoding Hpt domain-containing protein — protein sequence MADTHLDRDVLNALQEVMEDEYPTLLDTFLADSEERLRVLREAEDAAQLMNAAHSFKGSSSNMGAIRLAELCHELEQRAKQKSLAGIEKLIGEIDSEFAIVRPLYEAERQRSLSANETVRRF from the coding sequence GTGGCTGACACACACCTGGACCGCGACGTGCTGAACGCGTTGCAAGAGGTCATGGAGGATGAGTATCCGACGTTGCTGGATACCTTTCTCGCCGATTCCGAAGAGCGCTTGCGCGTCTTGCGAGAAGCTGAAGATGCCGCGCAACTCATGAATGCAGCCCATAGTTTCAAGGGCAGCAGCAGCAACATGGGCGCCATTCGCCTGGCTGAGTTGTGCCATGAGCTGGAGCAACGCGCCAAGCAAAAAAGCCTCGCTGGCATCGAAAAGCTGATCGGGGAAATTGACAGCGAATTCGCCATCGTGCGACCGCTCTATGAAGCGGAGCGTCAGCGTTCCCTCTCTGCCAATGAGACCGTCCGGCGCTTTTAG